The Kroppenstedtia pulmonis genome has a segment encoding these proteins:
- a CDS encoding nucleoside recognition domain-containing protein produces MKRIQWKKGLKSGVNTTWELGKIIFPVTLIVSFLQHTSLLAWVMDRLAPAMSWIGLPGDAAIPLVLGNLLNLYAGIGGILTLDLTVKQVFILAVMLSFSHNLLVESAVCRRVGIRLSLVVGVRLFLAVASAWMIHWFWQGGDNQAQYGWIPPVNQPDGWLEISIQALQTAGTGILQLALIVFPLMMGIQIMKDFRWLDYFADLVKPMMRLLGIRSHGGVIMAGGLLFGLAMGAGVIIEQAKEQHFTRREMTLMVLFLAACHAVVEDTLIFAPLGIPILPLLIIRVVAAFLLTIFLAKVWPEPKPCLTARGDAA; encoded by the coding sequence TTGAAACGGATTCAATGGAAAAAAGGCTTGAAATCAGGGGTAAACACCACCTGGGAATTGGGTAAAATCATTTTTCCTGTTACCCTGATTGTCAGTTTTCTCCAACATACTTCCTTGCTGGCCTGGGTGATGGATCGACTGGCACCGGCTATGTCATGGATCGGTTTACCCGGTGATGCGGCCATTCCCCTGGTGTTGGGAAATCTTTTGAACCTGTATGCCGGAATCGGAGGAATATTGACACTGGATCTGACTGTCAAACAGGTGTTCATCCTCGCCGTGATGCTCAGCTTTTCCCATAATTTGTTGGTGGAGTCTGCGGTTTGTCGGCGAGTAGGCATACGGCTCTCCCTGGTGGTGGGTGTCCGTCTCTTCTTGGCTGTCGCCTCCGCTTGGATGATTCATTGGTTCTGGCAAGGGGGGGACAACCAGGCTCAGTACGGTTGGATTCCCCCGGTGAATCAGCCTGATGGGTGGTTGGAGATCAGTATCCAGGCATTGCAGACGGCAGGAACCGGAATTTTGCAACTGGCATTGATCGTTTTTCCTTTGATGATGGGAATTCAAATCATGAAGGACTTTCGTTGGCTTGACTACTTTGCCGATCTGGTAAAACCGATGATGCGTCTTTTGGGAATCCGTTCCCATGGAGGAGTGATCATGGCCGGAGGTTTGCTCTTTGGTCTGGCCATGGGAGCAGGTGTTATCATTGAACAAGCGAAGGAGCAGCACTTTACCCGACGAGAAATGACCCTGATGGTTCTTTTCCTGGCGGCCTGTCATGCTGTGGTGGAGGATACCTTGATCTTTGCACCTTTGGGGATCCCCATCCTCCCTTTATTGATCATTCGGGTGGTAGCCGCATTTCTGTTGACCATCTTCTTGGCTAAGGTTTGGCCTGAACCCAAACCCTGTCTGACAGCACGAGGTGATGCAGCTTGA
- the ppaX gene encoding pyrophosphatase PpaX, translated as MKYQTVLFDLDGTLLDTTSLIIASFMYTLEKYCPNQYEEKDVLACLGEPLRDQMKRFGGEEQADAMVSTYREHNIAHHDDYVKAFPGVTQTLDRLFREGIKMGVVSNKQRVTVEMGLELCNLQKYMSGVVCFGDAPKPKPDPGMIQLAMEELQAEAASTLMVGDSRFDLLAAKAAGVSAAGVAWSHQGAEGLQPYHPDYMLHQMEDLYNIVGLSPLGREAT; from the coding sequence TTGAAATATCAAACAGTACTTTTTGACCTGGACGGTACTCTGTTGGATACGACGTCTTTGATTATCGCCTCTTTTATGTATACATTGGAAAAGTATTGTCCAAATCAGTATGAAGAAAAGGATGTCCTGGCCTGTTTAGGGGAACCTCTGCGGGATCAGATGAAGCGGTTTGGGGGAGAGGAACAGGCGGATGCGATGGTTTCCACCTACCGGGAACACAATATTGCTCATCATGATGACTATGTGAAGGCTTTTCCCGGTGTGACCCAAACCTTGGATCGCCTGTTCCGGGAAGGAATCAAAATGGGTGTTGTCTCCAACAAACAGCGTGTAACCGTGGAGATGGGCCTGGAGTTATGTAACCTTCAAAAATATATGTCTGGGGTAGTCTGTTTTGGTGACGCACCCAAACCTAAGCCGGATCCGGGAATGATACAGTTGGCCATGGAAGAATTGCAGGCAGAAGCCGCCTCCACTCTGATGGTTGGCGACAGCCGTTTTGATCTCTTGGCGGCAAAAGCTGCGGGGGTTTCAGCGGCGGGGGTTGCATGGAGCCACCAGGGAGCGGAGGGTCTACAACCCTATCACCCGGATTACATGTTGCATCAGATGGAGGATCTGTACAATATTGTGGGACTTTCCCCCTTGGGGAGAGAAGCAACCTGA
- a CDS encoding acyltransferase, which yields MRRTERFPVEGSNSLWQVYQIRPFWRVFKNTLVVELARFTPFFSLKNWLYRKGLGMKVGEQTAVAFKVTMDILYPEKIQIGRNSIIGFNTTILTHEYLVEEYRLGEVNIGDHVMIGANTTILPGVTIGDHAVIGAGSLVNKDVPSHTFAAGNPIQMIRKRSSNADDQTEK from the coding sequence ATGAGAAGGACTGAGCGGTTTCCGGTGGAAGGGAGTAATTCCCTGTGGCAAGTTTATCAGATACGTCCTTTTTGGCGCGTGTTCAAAAATACGCTGGTGGTGGAGTTAGCACGCTTTACACCTTTTTTTTCGTTGAAAAACTGGTTGTACCGAAAAGGGCTGGGGATGAAGGTGGGAGAGCAAACAGCTGTAGCGTTTAAGGTGACGATGGATATTTTGTATCCGGAGAAGATTCAAATTGGACGCAACAGCATCATCGGATTTAATACCACCATCCTGACCCATGAATATCTGGTGGAGGAATATCGTCTGGGCGAAGTGAACATCGGGGATCATGTCATGATTGGAGCCAATACTACGATCCTCCCTGGTGTTACCATTGGGGATCATGCAGTGATTGGAGCGGGATCTCTGGTTAACAAAGATGTTCCTTCACACACTTTCGCCGCCGGAAATCCTATTCAAATGATACGAAAACGGTCAAGTAACGCTGATGATCAAACAGAAAAATAA